A part of Solea solea chromosome 8, fSolSol10.1, whole genome shotgun sequence genomic DNA contains:
- the dpp7 gene encoding dipeptidyl peptidase 2, whose product MRQIMSFLTVTVAVFCAEALPHSYFKLRKHRGVKTESPFTEKYFTQTLDHFNFNSMGNGTFSQRYLITDKYWEKGVGPVFFYTGNEGDIWDFALNSGFITELAAQQRALVIFAEHRYYGTSLPFGHDSFNIPEIGLLTVEQALADYSVMITELKQQLAATQCPVIVFGGSYGGMLSVYMRLKYPNVVAGALAASAPILSTAGLGDSRQFFRDVTADFESIAPECREAVRGAFHQLKELAENQDYSHIQSEFSLCKPPSSAQDVHQLNGLLRNAFTMMAMLDYPYSTHFMGNMPANPVKVACETMLSGSDLLANLRNTAAIVYNSTGVLTCFDLYSLYLECADPTGCGLGFNSMAWDYQACTEVNLCFESNNVTDMFPPMTFTEAERERYCSKRWAVVPRPDWFKTQFWGDALSTASNIIFSNGDLDPWANGGVRKSLSSSLIAINIPEGAHHLDLRGHDDADPASLVTARKTEADVIAQWVKMERSRLLRL is encoded by the exons ATGAGACAAATAATGTCTTTTCTCACGGTGACAGTGGCCGTGTTTTGTGCTGAGGCGCTGCCGCACTCTTACTTTAAG TTAAGGAAACATCGTGGAGTGAAGACAGAGTCGCCGTTCACAGAGAAGTACTTCACTCAGACTCTGGATCACTTCAACTTCAACAGCATGGGAAACGGGACGTTCAGTCAGCGTTACCTGATCACAG ATAAATACTGGGAGAAAGGCGTCGGACCCGTTTTCTTCTACACGGGCAACGAGGGAGACATCTGGGACTTTGCCCTCAACTCTGGATTCATCACAGAGTTGGCTGCTCAGCAAAGAGCGCTCGTCATATTTGCAGAACAT AGGTACTACGGCACATCTCTGCCGTTTGGCCACGACTCCTTCAACATCCCAGAGATCGGCCTGCTGACTGTGGAGCAGGCGCTCGCTGACTACAGCGTCATGATCACTGAGCTGAAACAGCAGCTCGCAGCCACACAGTGTCCTGTCATCGTGTTTGGAGGCAG TTATGGTGGAATGCTGTCCGTCTACATGAGACTCAAATATCCAAATGTTGTGGCTGGAGCTCTGGCAGCCAGTGCCCCCATCCTGTCCACTGCTGGGCTGGGAGATTCCCGACAGTTTTTCAGAGATGTTACAGCT GATTTTGAGAGCATTGCCCCTGAATGCAGAGAAGCTGTGAGAGGAGCTTTCCATCAGCTCAAAGAACTGGCTGAAAATCAAG ATTACAGTCACATCCAGTCAGAGTTTAGTCTGTGTAAACCTCCGTCGTCTGCGCAGGACGTCCACCAGCTCAACGGTCTGCTGAGGAACGCCTTCACTATGATGGCCATGCTGGATTACCCTTACAGCACTCACTTCATGGGCAACATGCCTGCCAATCCTGTCAAG GTGGCTTGTGAAACCATGTTGAGTGGATCTGACCTACTCGCCAATCTCAGGAACACTGCAG CGATCGTCTATAATTCCACGGGTGTGCTGACGTGTTTCGATCTGTACAGTCTGTATTTGGAGTGTGCTGATCCCACTGGTTGTGGACTGGGCTTTAACAGCATGGCATGGGACTACCAG GCATGTACAGAGGTCAACCTGTGCTTTGAGAGCAACAACGTGACGGACATGTTTCCTCCCATGACGTTCACTGAGGCAGAGCGCGAGCGCTACTGCTCCAAACGCTGGGCCGTGGTCCCGAGACCAGACTGGTTCAAAACCCAGTTCTGGGGTGATG cTCTCTCCACAGCCAGTAACATCATCTTCTCCAACGGTGATCTGGACCCATGGGCAAATGGAGGG GTACGGAAGTCCCTGAGCTCGTCTCTGATCGCCATCAACATCCCTGAAGGAGCTCATCACCTGGACCTGAG AGGACACGACGACGCCGATCCTGCATCACTGGTCACTGCCAGGAAGACGGAAGCAGACGTCATCGCTCAGTGGGTGAAGATGGAGAGGAGCAGATTACTGCGCTTATGA
- the gcnt4a gene encoding beta-1,3-galactosyl-O-glycosyl-glycoprotein beta-1,6-N-acetylglucosaminyltransferase 4 — MKIRCVRCLQNVKHRCLLFSLFVLAVCLLVYIKVTPRDSVYIDPYGIPASVYGILNHKYNINCTAIYELDPMEIGKTLEIRRKVAVDVDDESTLSLTSDCQTFIRARAYNQVPVSEAERSFPLAYSLVVHKNAPMVERVLHAIYAPHNIYCIHYDQKSSPVFIKAVQNLARCIPNVFIASRLESVEYAHITRLYADLNCLSDLMRSEVKWKYAINLCGQDFPLKSNYELVLELKQLNGSNMLETSRPSEFKKQRFHFQHELKKVPYEYHRMPVKTTAAKDAPPHGIQMFVGSAFFVLSWDFVNHISSSQVAKDFLSWSADTYSPDEHFWATLSRLPGVPGHIPRSEADITDLRSKTRLVKWNYLEGKLYPACTGTHVRSVCIYGAAELRWLLNYGHWFANKFDPKVDPFLLTCLEEKLMEKRL; from the coding sequence ATGAAAATACGATGTGTCCGGTGCCTTCAAAACGTGAAACACAGGTGTctcctgttttctctgtttgtgcTGGCGGTCTGTCTGCTGGTCTACATTAAAGTGACGCCGAGGGACAGTGTCTACATTGATCCTTATGGAATCCCAGCCAGCGTCTACGGAATTCTCAACCACAAGTATAACATCAACTGCACAGCCATTTACGAGCTCGACCCCATGGAAATAGGCAAAACTCTTGAGATTAGAAGGAAAGTGGCCGTGGACGTGGATGATGAGAGCACACTGAGTCTAACTTCAGACTGTCAAACATTCATCAGAGCAAGGGCTTACAATCAAGTTCCTGTGTCGGAGGCGGAGCGGAGCTTCCCGCTGGCTTATTCTCTGGTGGTGCATAAAAATGCACCCATGGTGGAGCGTGTTCTTCATGCCATCTACGCACCTCATAACATCTACTGCATTCACTATGATCAGAAGTCCTCCCCAGTGTTCATAAAGGCCGTTCAAAACCTGGCTCGGTGCATTCCAAATGTTTTCATCGCCTCCAGACTGGAGTCTGTGGAATACGCCCACATCACCAGGCTGTATGCCGACCTCAACTGCCTCTCTGACCTGATGAGGTCTGAGGTCAAGTGGAAGTATGCCATCAACCTGTGTGGCCAGGACTTTCCTCTGAAGTCAAACTATGAGCTGGTGCTTGAACTGAAGCAACTGAATGGCAGTAACATGCTGGAGACCAGTCGCCCCAGTGAATTCAAGAAGCAGCGTTTCCACTTCCAGCACGAGCTTAAGAAAGTGCCCTACGAGTATCATCGCATGCCCGTGAAAACCACGGCGGCCAAAGACGCTCCTCCTCATGGGATCCAGATGTTCGTTGGCAGCGCATTTTTCGTCCTGTCGTGGGATTTTGTGaatcacatcagcagcagccaggTAGCGAAGGACTTCCTGTCATGGTCTGCTGACACGTACTCACCAGACGAACACTTCTGGGCCACACTCTCCAGGCTGCCTGGAGTTCCAGGACATATTCCCAGGTCAGAAGCAGATATTACCGATCTGAGGAGTAAGACGCGACTCGTAAAGTGGAACTACTTAGAAGGAAAACTTTACCCCGCCTGCACGGGCACACACGTGAGGAGTGTTTGCATTTACGGAGCTGCCGAACTGCGCTGGCTCCTGAACTATGGCCACTGGTTTGCTAACAAATTTGACCCTAAAGTGGATCCATTCCTGCTGACATGTTTGGAGGAGAAACTGATGGAAAAGCGTCTGTGA